The Caldisericia bacterium DNA segment ATTCTAATCTTATCCTTTATAAAATTTTAAGCGATGTTGCTTATAAAAATGGAATTCCTGATGGAGCTATTCAAATGATTGAAAATACAGATAGAAAAGAAGTAGAAGCAATGTTTAATTTAATTGAATATATTGATGTAATTATACCAAGGGGAAATAAGAATTTTATAGATTTTGTTAAAAGAAATTCAAAAGTTCCAGTTATTGAAACAGGAGCAGGTGTTGTTCACATATATATTGATAAAGAATTTGACTTAGAAATAGCTAAAAAAATATTAGTAAATGCAAAGGTTCAAAAGCCATCTGTTTGTAACGCAGTTGAAAAACTTTTAATTCATAAAGATATTCCAAAAGAATATGTAATTGAAATTTTAGATGAATTAAAGAATAATAATGTTGAAATTATTGGAGATAAATATATAAATTCAATTTATAAAGATTCAAAACCTGCAACTACAGAAGATTGGGATTTAGAATATCTTGATTTAAAAATAACAGTGGGTATTGTTAAAGATATTGATGAAGCAATAGAACACATAAATAAACATAGCACACATCATTCTGAAGCAATAATATCAAATAATTATGAAAACATAATGAAATTTTTGAATTTAGTTGATTCTGCTTGTGTATATGCAAATGCATCAACAAGATTTTCAGATGGTGGCGAGTTTGGATTAGGTGCAGAAATTGGAATTTCTACACAAAAATTACATGCAAGAGGACCTATGGGTTTAAGAGAATTAACTTCAACAAAATATATTATTTTAGGTTCAGGTCAGATAAGAAAATAATTGTTTATGCTAAACTTATATTGATTAAACCTTCTAAGGAGGTTAGAAATATGAAAATAAGTTTTTTTGGTGCAGGAAAAATGGGAGAAGCAATTTTATCAGGTTTAATTAACAAAGGTTTTAATAAAGAAGAAATATTTGTTTCTGAAATTGTTGAAGAAAGATTAAAATGCATAAAAGAAAAATATGGAATTAATGGTTCAAATAAAAGTTTAGATGCTTTTAACTTTGGTGACATTTTAATTTCTGCTGTTAAACCTCAAAACTTAAAAGATTTATCAGAGGAACTTAAAGAACAGGATTTTAAAGATAAAATTTTACTTTCTATAATGGCAGGTGTAAAAATAGAAAAATTATTAGAGTCATTTAAAGTAAAAAAAGTAGTAAGAACTATGCCTAATATAAATGCACAAATTGGTGAAGCTGTAACTCTATGGACAGATATTGGATTAAATGAAAGTGAAAGAGAATTTGTGAGAAAGATTTTATCATCATTTGGTGAAGAGATTTATGTTTTAAAAGAGGATCACATTGATATTGGAACATCAATTAGTGGTTCAGGTCCTGCTTATGTTTTTTATTTTCTTGATGCTTTGATTGATGCAGGAGTTTATCTTGGTCTTTCAAGAGATGTTTCAGAAAAACTTTCAATTCAAACAATTTTAGGATCTATTTTACTTAAAAAACAAACTCAAGAAGAAGCACATAAATTGATTCATATGGTAACATCCCCAGGTGGTACTACAATTGAAGCATTATATAAATTTGATGAGAATAGATTAAAATATACAATTATGAGTGGTGTTATTGAAGCATATAAAAAGAGTAAATTGCTTGGTGAAAGCAAAAAATAACATTTATAAGTGATAATAGCAATTATGTTATAGGAGTTAATAATGTATGAAAACATAAAAGTTAAAAAAGTTATTGAAAGAAATATCAAAGAATGGGATGGTAAAGGTGCTACAATTTTATATCTTGGTGGATGCAATTTTAGATGTCCTTATTGCAATCAGAGGGATTTAGTTTTAAATCCATCTTTACTTCCTGATATACCTTATGAAGAGATAAGAAATTTTTTATTGAGTAATAGAAAATGGATTGAAGTTGTGGTTATTAATGGTGGTGAGCCTTTTTTAAATCCTTCTCTTTTACCCTTACTTCAAGATTTAAAGAAATTAGGCTTTTTAACAAAAGTATTAACTAATGGTTCAAATGAAGCATTAATTAGAAAATTACTTCCAACAAAATTAATTGATTTACTTTCTATTGATATTAAAGCTCCAATAAATGAATCAAAATACAAAGAAGTTGCGAAAGTAAGTATTGATTTAAGAAATATTAAAAATTTGTTACTTTTTTTAAAAAATAGTTCTTTTGATTATGAAATTTCAGTAACTCCTCATCCATCAACTATGAGCGAGGAAGATTTTGAAGAGATTATTGACAATATTGGTAGTATAAAAAGATTTGTTATTAGAAAAATCGAAAAAGGTGATTTTTTAGATGAAAAAATTAAAAATATAGATACATATTCAGATGAATTTATCCATATGCTTTATTTAAAAGCAAAAAGATGTTTTAAAGATGCATTAGTAAGATTGATCTAAAAATTGTAAATTTAAATTATATTTTAACTTTTAATAATATGAATGATTTATTAAAAAAAGATTTAGATATTGAGAAATATATTAAATTAAATAGATATTCAGAATTACTATTGAATTCACCAAAGAAAATTCCCATTATGTGTGAATTGAATTTAGATAAAATTTATAAAAAATATATTGAAGAGTCATTTTACTATATAGATTATATAAATGATGGAGAAAAAGTTTTAGATTTAGGAAGTGGCGCTGGTTTCCCTGGGATACCTTTATCAATTATTCTTGAAAATTCTGATTTTTATTTAATTGATAGAAAACAAAATGTTTGTAAATTTTTAAATTATATAAAAGAAAATCTTAATTTAAATAATGTTTATATTTTAAACTTAAGAGCAGAAGAATTAAAAAAAGAAAAATTAAAGTTTAACAAAGTAGTTGCAAGA contains these protein-coding regions:
- a CDS encoding glutamate-5-semialdehyde dehydrogenase — its product is MLEVEEKAKKAFLSKIKLGELSSEIKNHVLNIMADKLIQNIEKILYENKKDILNGEKNGLSKSLLDRLLLNEKRILDMAQGIKNLVSLPDPVGEIVEGTTRPNGLIILKKRIPIGVVGMIYEARPNVTVDAISICLKSGNAVILRGGSEAINSNLILYKILSDVAYKNGIPDGAIQMIENTDRKEVEAMFNLIEYIDVIIPRGNKNFIDFVKRNSKVPVIETGAGVVHIYIDKEFDLEIAKKILVNAKVQKPSVCNAVEKLLIHKDIPKEYVIEILDELKNNNVEIIGDKYINSIYKDSKPATTEDWDLEYLDLKITVGIVKDIDEAIEHINKHSTHHSEAIISNNYENIMKFLNLVDSACVYANASTRFSDGGEFGLGAEIGISTQKLHARGPMGLRELTSTKYIILGSGQIRK
- the proC gene encoding pyrroline-5-carboxylate reductase; the encoded protein is MKISFFGAGKMGEAILSGLINKGFNKEEIFVSEIVEERLKCIKEKYGINGSNKSLDAFNFGDILISAVKPQNLKDLSEELKEQDFKDKILLSIMAGVKIEKLLESFKVKKVVRTMPNINAQIGEAVTLWTDIGLNESEREFVRKILSSFGEEIYVLKEDHIDIGTSISGSGPAYVFYFLDALIDAGVYLGLSRDVSEKLSIQTILGSILLKKQTQEEAHKLIHMVTSPGGTTIEALYKFDENRLKYTIMSGVIEAYKKSKLLGESKK
- a CDS encoding radical SAM protein — translated: MYENIKVKKVIERNIKEWDGKGATILYLGGCNFRCPYCNQRDLVLNPSLLPDIPYEEIRNFLLSNRKWIEVVVINGGEPFLNPSLLPLLQDLKKLGFLTKVLTNGSNEALIRKLLPTKLIDLLSIDIKAPINESKYKEVAKVSIDLRNIKNLLLFLKNSSFDYEISVTPHPSTMSEEDFEEIIDNIGSIKRFVIRKIEKGDFLDEKIKNIDTYSDEFIHMLYLKAKRCFKDALVRLI
- the rsmG gene encoding 16S rRNA (guanine(527)-N(7))-methyltransferase RsmG, producing MNDLLKKDLDIEKYIKLNRYSELLLNSPKKIPIMCELNLDKIYKKYIEESFYYIDYINDGEKVLDLGSGAGFPGIPLSIILENSDFYLIDRKQNVCKFLNYIKENLNLNNVYILNLRAEELKKEKLKFNKVVARAFNRINYILDLIDEIIYKNGLVILGKGRNLDNEINSQINKNFMLYKKIKTYFGYIVVYKKIN